AGAGATGGCGGatggaattggcgatttttgATGAAACGCTCGCGGAAGGAGCGTCGGAAGAAATGCCATTTTCGAtgtttaaattagtttaattaatttctgttcatttttgaagtttttttcatgTCGCCGTTCGGTCTTTGAGGCCGCAAAATTCGATACACCGCTGGCTctctataaaatattaatcagTTTCGAATCCTTTGTCGAATTTGAAACCAGGAAAGATCTTCAGATGGTCGAAGTTTGCCCATATTTCAAACTCCAAATGTCGATATCTAGGGAACGCGCGGAgtaattgctttaaaaatatctcaaattaatcGTTTCGATGCGCTCTATATCTCTGCACAAACCTGCCTGGCGAAATCGCTTACGGTTGTTGAGAGGCCGGGTCACATTGTTACCTATTTTTTCGCGATTTGGAAGGAGCCGAGAGTGGAGGTTGCGGACCAGGCTTTTCGAAAACTTTTCCGATTTTTCACCGACTATTCGGCACAAAGTGAGGTCTTCGCCATCGAAAAACCGAATCTATAAGTTAATGTATTCGTTCCCCCTCAAGTTTCACTCAGACGACACGCATACATATAAATCACATCAAATTCCAGAAACTtgcatgtttaaattttatattgtaatTTTCGGTGTTGCTGTAGCTCGTCCGGAAGTGGAATTTTTCTCTAAGAAGGTCAAAAGTGGGCACCTACAGCTTAGAAAGGCGAAAATCAgctgaaatattaatatcgGAAGCGAGCGACCGACTCCTCCCTCCGATATTTACTTGTTTTGGTCATTATTTCCCATATTATTCCTCCGCTCTCCCGACGCCGACGCCGACGCTGCAAAATTGTGCGGCATTTTCTATAAATGAGGGTCCATCGAATGATTCATTCTTCCTTGCGATAGACCACCGTCGCAAATGTTTAATGAATGGCCAAGACAGACTTTTCCTTTTAATGACTTGTTACAGAAATGCGTATCCCGTTTTGCCCCATTTTATGTAACACAACGaataaacgataaaaaaaaagaaaaaataaacgaatgAACGTTTTAAGAGCGCACAGATGGCTTATGAAATAAATCTCCTCCATTGATTGGAGCCGGCCCGTTAATGACCTCCTTAAACCCACTGCTGTCGGTTTGGTAAAGTTAAAGAGAGTGAACTGGGAGAGAGACAATCGGCTAATTTTCATACCAAAACGAAGAGTGATGGCGAAAAGGAGGTTAAAACTTGAACGAGGCCCATTTGATCCCGGTCTTATTGTGCTCATTCCCACCCTTTAGACTTGTTTTCACGTTGATGATCCTGCTCCCTTTCTTCGCTTCAAGCTCTCCGAGTTTGAAGCAAATTTAGCTttatttccgattttttttccGTGCCACTTCTCTGCCCCCCCATCCCCGAGTGAAAAACCGTTTCCACACTCAACGATCACACAGCCGATGTGGAAATAGCGGCCATTGTTGGCGGAATGGCCGCACACTTTCCATCATTTCCATTCTAGGTGCCGATCCAGTTTTCCTGGCTCTTCCACGATTGCTCAGCCATCTTCAAATAGATTGGTAGCATTATACGTTACATTATTGATTCTGGTATCACATTTGTGCATTAAAGTGCTTAGCATGGCAACAGTGACGCTTATTTTTGAATTCCATTAACGACGGTAATGGAGAAGTTATATGATATTGGATTACCATTCGGCTTACTATTTGTACAGCCTAATATGATCCCTGGCGTGTCCTTTTGTCCGTAGCAACCGTAGATTTCGTCCGCACGCAAGTCAACGGTCAAGAGTGACCGAAAATGTCCAAAGGCCGAGTTATGCAAAtgcttgaatattttatttttccggtTTGAGTTTAAAATGAGAGTTTCCCTGCACTCTTGTGACGTCAAAATACAATCGAATTAGTTTCTGtcaaaagattttttcaagtttgctCGTCGGTGTTGGCAGTGCCCACGTGCTCACGTCAAACATGTTGACGTACGTGCTGGTTTTAGGGCGGAGACAGTTTCATCGGCCTTTCGCGATTTTGGGGCTACATCCAGCAATCTGGGGCCGTCTGGGGTTATTTCCATCGCGTAACGGTGGGGTTATTACTTTGACAATAGTTTTTGCGCAGCATCTTTCAAAAGGATGGATGCAGGTAAACATTCTGCAGATGCGTTAAGTGCGAGTTGCCAAATTTCTGACAGGGAGCGCAGGAGGACATTGAATGATCATGACGCCAATGTTGCCAGATTAATAGGTATTTTTCCCATATTGTCCTTATTTTGAACGAGGCTGACGCCCAAGATATTATTACGTTTATTGATGCTACGGATCAATCCTTATTATTGTTGCGTACTCCACTGTCCTGGATTCGAGCCCCTGTACTTTTCACGTTCGATTCGGAAATCGCGGCTCGACCATCAGTTTTTGCTTGGCCCCGAGACCTTCGGTGCGATGATTCACAGCTGTTTGAACACTTGACAATCGAATTGTTTCCTACCGTCACGAGGCCGATCCAGAACCACCTTCGGGAAAAACACCGGAATAATCCAACGTTTAGGGACGATACGCAAAATcgcatttattattaatatgtgTCGGTTTATCGACCTTCCTGACGAAATGTACTGGGCGTCACATTTCATATGGCCATCGGAAGGTTCCCTCGTAAAATAAACTACTCTTAATCTCCCTAATTTTTACCGTAATTCACAAGTAATCTGACCGGCTTCTTTGATCTCTTCCAGGGACCTATACGAAAATTGCATGTCGCCTACAAGGGAAAACCATGACATCTGTCACAATACCTTCAAGTACTGGATTACTCCAGCATGGAGGTTACCCTTCGACGAGGGAGCAAATATCAAACAGTACATCAAATTTCCAACAATCTAGAAACTCCAAGCGATGTCACAATATCCCTTCGGCTTCAGAATCGTCAAAGAAACGCAGAAAACAATCTACTCCCATTAGAATCTTCAATTCCGAACCAGGATTGGCAGAGGCGTTCAGCTCCAACTCGTCCTATTTGGATGGAAAAACCGTAGAATCCTTCGATAATATTGAATTGCGATGTACCTTGTGCAGCTTAACGTTCGAATCCGAAGGGCAGCTGGATAAACATAACGTTTGCGAACATCGACATGTCAAGCCGAAAAAGGAACCCGAAGATGACCTGGGTACCAGCACTCCTTCGACGTCATTTGAAGACTCACCTCTATGCCTGACGCTACAGAAATCTGATATGCAATGGACAGATGAGCTGCGGAACAAAGACTGGCTACAGAACAACCTGCATACCATGTCGTTAAACTCTACAAATCCCGTATTCATGGCCATGTCTCAATACGGTCAGGCTGATAACATACAGATTAAGCCGATTCGGATCTTCAATTTGGACGCCTATTGTGGACTGTGCAATAAGGAGTTTTGTAATAAGTACTTTCTCAAAACCCACAAAGCCAATAAACACGGTATTTACAGTGATGTGTCGATTAATGAGCAACCTCCATCTATCGGAAACAATCCATCCTACGTCAGCAACGCGAACTTGAAACCACTAAGCGCCGTACAGAGCCCCGAAGTAACTGTAAAGACCGATAATAAATCTATAAGTTTATTGAATCCCTACAGTGTGGCCTTTCCTTGTGGATTCGCGAACAAACCCAAACAGTCCGTGTCGGCTTATCCAGACGGCGAGTTTAACGATGTCCAGAATCGGGTTTCAGCTTCGACATCTAATGGCCCATCATCATCCAGCGAGAGCGACAAGGTGACCGCTGAAGACCAAATGGCCGAAGTGTGCGGCAGCCACAGTAACGTTCAAACCGAAACTACctcaattaaaaacgaatcaGACGACAACCTCTTATTTTATGATTCTGCGAAGATGTCACCAAGCCAATCCAGCCGAGAACTTGACCTGACCAACCGCCTTCGGAGGATAGGCGTCATGAATCCCAAGGCCTTTTGCGAGATGTGCAACAAGGAGTATtgcaacaaatattttttgcgcACGCACAAAATGAAACGCCACGGAATCTACATTGCCGAGGAAAAAGACCAAAAAACGGAAGGTCCGAACAACCACGCGTGGTCCTTCACCACGCAAACCAGCCCCTTGAATTTGATCGTCACCGAGCAGCAACAAGCCAGCGACCGAAAGACTACGTCACCCAGCGAGATCAGTTGCGACATGTGCGGGATCAAGTTCCAGAACAGTGGCTTGGCTCAGTTGCACAACAGCACAGTACACAGAAGAATGTCCCCAAAGGAGTTCGAAGGCAGCCTAGAGGCCGGCGCCAGGTTGGTCCAGGCAAGTTCGGAGGCCGGCGAAGAACAAGCGAAAAACGAAGAGAGATGCTTAACCGCGACCCCAGAGAAGTCTCTAAATCCTGAAACCATCAGCGAAGATCTGCAGAAGCTGCAGACCATGATCCTTCAACTGAACGACATAGATGTCTCCAGGGTCGCAACCAATTGCAACCTTTGCAACAAAAGATTCGAAAATCGCTTTTTTCTGCATGCTCACATGGTGGCTGAACATGGGCTGCTTCTGGAAGACACTGCGGATTTCGAAAAAGGAGCCGACTCCGAGAACAGCAACAACAACACTCTATGCGACCTGTGCGGGAAGGATTTTCAGAATGGCGAGGAGATGAAGAAACACATCCTGGAGATCCATTCGACTGCCACCGCAACTCCTGAGAGCTCCAAGGAGGAGTGCATTGGTGCCGACATTATGGCGGACAAATCCACTAGCAAGCTGTTCATGCCGAACAGCAGTGCGCCAGAAAGACGCCTGTCGGTCAACGTAACTCCCACGAGCAGCTACTGCGAGATATGCAACAAGGAGCTCTGTAACAAGTACTTCATGAAAACTCACATGCAGAGGATGCACGGCATCGAGATCGAAAGTGGGGCTCAAATCGGCGGAGTCGTCTGCGACATTTGCAACAAGGAGCTTTGCAGCAAGTATTTTCTTCGCGTTCACAAGCACAACACCCACGGCATCGTCGAGTACGGCGCCAGCATTATCCAACCGAAAAAACCCGAGGAAGCTGTGCCTCATCCGCGTGCTTCTACTCCAGAACCTGAACCCATCAATCCTAAGCCGGGAGACCTCGCCGACTTGAGCCAGCGCTATTTTACTCATTTCACGGAAGTGTGCCCCATCTGCAGCAGAAGATTTCGCAGCACGAAATGGTTGAAAGCCCACCTGATCAGCGACCACGGTCAGACGGGCCTCGAGAAGTGGTCCGAGTTGGAGCAGCTCCACCAGTCCATTGGCCACGGTCAAAAGCAAAGCAAACCTATAAAGATAGAACGCGCAAGCCCGAGTCCGAAAACCCCTAACGGAAGCAGCGACTTGGCCTCAAAGTCGTTCGGAATTCAAAACGTGCTCTCCACAGTTTTTGACGAAATCAACGCGAAGCCCTACCAATGTTCATTTTGCACGTTCTCGTCCCCGTTGCTACCGATGCTGTTCATCCACGAGAGAACCCACTCCATCAACGAGAACAGCTCGTTCAAGTGCCCCATTTGCCCCCAATCGTTCCTCGAAAGAGATCTGTTTCAACGTCACCTGTACAACCACCAACCAGTATTACCATTTCATCCATCCTTCAACGGTCACGCGGACGCAAATCAGGATCAACAGACTCAGGATAACTCTGAAGATGGCCCCAAAGATGGCGCCACGGTAGAAGAAGAACTGGACGCCCCAAAGAAGAATTCTTCGAAGTTCGAACTGCCACTGGAGGTAAGTCAATCGCTTCAAAATGCCGCAAGAAAAGCCCAACTTCCAGCCACTTATGCCTTACCGCAAGCCAACAGAGATTTGCAGAATGACGAAAATTCTTCAGAATTGCCCGGGTATGTAATGCAAGCTTTTTTACTGGAAGATTCTGCGTCTGATCGCAGAGTGGTGCCATCAGTAGTTTTTCTACCAATGCTCCAAAGACAACCTGCACCTTTAACCGTCACTTTTACCCTTACGCCGGCCTAACTAAAACCCTCAGGTCGGGTTTCATTTTTCACGGTTCGCTTAATCAAACAAGATTTTGTGTTGGATTTTGTGTCGAAGTTTGTGCTCGATTTGCCGTTAATGTTTCACAACAAGGAATTTCGCGCCGTCGTGGTGGAACTACCAGGGAAGGTACTGCtattctattattattattcgcGATTGAGCGAGCTCTCGAGGAGGTTCCTTAACTGCGGTTTGATATCGTGTGTACTCTTACACTCCCAATACGTTCCTATACATGTGCCTGTACAACAATTATACAAATTGCTGTAGTTAGAACAgctcgggttagttcaggttagcgcGCGCGGTACCACCGGTCCAGGTTAGCTCGCGTACACGGCGCAAAACTTTAAGATTCTCCAGTTGAAGCGTGACGTGTTGGGCATTTTTCAGTCGCTGACGATTTGCTCGAGGCGCATGCTCGAGCTACCCCAGATGGGTTATATGGGACGAGAAGCGAAAACGGCACGATTCCTATGGATCGGAAATACGCATTTGGACTCGAGAAAGTTCATTTCGGCTTCGCAAAGTTTGTGTCGgtttttgtgttgtttttcGCATTagataatttgtaaatttgagtTTGGAAGACTTAAGGTGACTCCTTTGGAGGCGAGTCTCCACAGTACGGTACGCTTTTCTCCCCGTCTCCAACGCGTTTAATGCGACAAAATCGCTCTTCGACCAAAAACCGAAGGAGAATGGCGAAGGCCCAGGGAAAATCCGAAAACGTTCGGTTCCGCGAGCCACGCCGAGGGTCGCGCCTTCGGGGTTCGTCGGGTCCTCGTGGGTACCTCGGCCGAGGCCCCCCGAGGAAGCGACTGCTTCGCAGAGCGATAATTCGGTATTCCACCGAGATGgccattaaaaaataccacGCAGTAGACGACGAACGGCGGCAAACGTGGGTCGTTAATTAAGCCATTTACCATCGCTATAAAACATCTGCGATCGACAATAGATACTAAACGAATTTATCCAAGACGTGCATCTGATATTCCGGCGCccactcgattttttttttaatggtccCGGTTTCGTGCACAGCGGCGTCCCGTTGGGGGTAGAATCTAAAGAAGGCGCTCGGGCTTTTGGACGTTCAAAGCGTTTCGATTGGTGTCACCTTCCAAAAGTGCCCTCGACTCCTGCACGTTCGACCTGAGAGAAAACTGAATTTGTCACGTCAAACCAAAATCCATGCGCATTAGATCGgcccaaattttcaattcgatTTTTCCCGCCGTCCAAAAGTTCAAAAAGGGCCGGGGCACGAAACCTCGCCCTTTGGTCGTCGCAAGGCGGCCCGGGCAGGACGGGAAACCGACTGAAAAGCTGCAGCCGGACTTTCTCGCATTAACCCTTTGGTGGGAACCACCGAGAAACGCGTCCAACACGCATAAATCTTGTTTGGTCGGGTGAGATCTGCACATTTTTCGTTCCTATGAAAGAATCGATGGCCATTCCACGTCACCTgtgatttatattattttaattttaaccagTATTTATCATATAATCATAAAGTATAGTATAAAGTAAGCTGATTCctatatttgcaaaattatgcCTCGTATATTACGAGGAACAAATCAGCacatatttttatgcaaatacaGAAAGACTgagtgaaattttatatatgatCTGTtgattttcacttaaaatataTCGAGAGGTAATGTTTTGTACGATAGAAAGCTTTAGGTGATGTTTAAAGAAGTTCCTATTTTATATCTCGATATATAGTACTATATTAGTTCGCAAAATGTATGTATGAATTAAGTTCTAGACGTAGTTTGCTCAACAGCCAGATAAAAAGTCACTAGTTCATCATTCTGATTTAATCGTAGTTTATGTAAGAGACAGATTTCTGAAAAGTTTCATCTCCGGCTTAGGTATTTCTCAAGCGCCGTTTGGGGGCCAAACGGAGCAGGTGCGAGACGGCTTTCGCGCCCCATTCGCCCCCCAAACGGCCGATAGGTGAGTAGTGAATATTTCTCAAGCTACTTATTGCATACGTTGATTCCAATCTTATTATCGGACGAATATCTAAATATTCTAAATCGAACGTTTCACACCGTTGCGACGACGAATAGTCGaattttacaattaatttttacattcaaataatgttaaaatctGTTCAACTGGAACTCTAAGGCGCCAATAATCCGCCTCGCTGGTCCTCCAACTTGAGACAAACAAACTGCGGCGGTCTCCGCGAAGTACCGTTCGAAACTACCTCGCCTGCTTTCAGCCGCAGACTGAAGCAGCAGATCGTGCGCCCGGCGTATTTATATATTCCTGCCCCGGCGGTGGGGCGGGGCAATCGCGCGCCTGGCGCGTGACGTAACGCGAACGACTCCCCCCTTTCGGTTGTCACGCTCGGCGTGTCGATGAGCTCGTCAGCGGCGCGTGGGCGGTGGCGTTGGGAGGGTTTCGCGACATTTTTTCGACGACCATTCGAAAGTCGCCGTTTTCCCGTTTCGTTATTAACCGAAACCGACCGGAAGGTAATTTCCCGCTCCGACGACGTGCGGTACGTCGCGCCGCCTGGAAAATGCATTCGCTGGCATGCGGATCGGCAGTTTTACCGAAATCCGCAGGATGAGtttggaatattttattagGGCTTTCGCGACCGATTCGCCCCGTTGGGGCAAAGGGGTGACTGTAGAAACGCTTCAATTGTCAAACTTTGGCTCAAGAATTGTCGTGGTACACGTTTCTTCGCTCCCCATCCTATCTGGGGTGCCGAGAAACGTCGATGTCCACTCCGGTGTTGgacatgaaatttttttattatatatgaGGTCTACAGCTTAGGAAGACAAACGTTTGAAGAAACTGCAGGAATTAGGAAATTGCAGGTGTAAACCCCACGacgttcttttttttctctctgtctctctctctctctctctctctctctattcACATCGTACAAACTGCATATCTTCCTCTCGCTTCGCGGCACTGAGACAAACGGGGACTAGAAGCGCGACAGAATGCATCCTTTTTGGCTCTGTTAGCGCGTTTGAGGACCGCCTTATGATTTTCATGATTTCGTGCGACGCCGAGGCTCATATGATATCATCGAATGAACCAACGCGTTGGCGTAAGTTCGACCTAAGAATTTCGCGAACCAATGGCGACATTTTCGGCTGTCCGCTGCAGAGGTGCAGGCTCGGACTCGCGTGGGTTCGCTTCATGTTGATTTTAGACGAACCCAATTTTTCCCGCGATACTCAAATTAACGGTTCTCGGAGAAAAATGATGATTAacgtgaaatttaaaatatccaaattgCCCATTTTCAGCGGCTATTTCCGTCACTACCGCCGTAAACATGGGAGAGCCCTAAATGTcacaatttacataaatataaattttaatactatAATTGTCCGCTCGGTAATGATcactaaattattaaactgtTCGGGCTTATCTGAACCAGATGCAATTATCTAATTGCACCACTCGGGACTGTCATTTCAGAAAGAGCTTTTTCCTCGGTTTGTTTCCTCATTGTTTTGCATGCTTCATGGGACTGTTTTGTAATATAAGGAACTGCGCATGTCTCGACTGATCAAACGCGTAAATACACATCGGacctgatatttttgaaaaccaaTGGCGACAATTTTCCACGTCTCCTATAGGGAAACAGGCCCGGATTGAATAGGGTTGGTTTGAATggttcgttatttttttttttagggtgCTTTTAAAGGAACATTATTCAATTACTCAGGGTTATCTGCAACAGACACAATCACTCTAATAACACCAGTCCAGTTAATCGGGAGCCCTTTTAACAAGTTCCTAACTGGAGTATGTAGAGAATAAGGAAATTATTATCACTTTTGACGcggttttacaaatttggtgtaaagcaatttttatatcATATTTGCTAAAGGTTTTGGATGAAATATTAACGAATAGAGTTGAAAAGGGCACCGATGAAATGATTAAGTGTCAAAAGCCCCGTTTTCGACAATTACTGCacaatttaattagaaattttcaattattttgccTCCCTGACACAATCGAAGTCATTAATTAGTACCGCCGGCAAAATCAGAAATAACTAAAGACTTAAGTTCGATTCGTCGTTGAGGTCACGTGCCTGGAGAACGTAggaaaagagtttttttgaattatttttggatttgTTTAAGACTGCACCGGTCAAACCACCAAAAAATCGCAACCATCGCAATGAAAAACCATTATCAGATAAACCGTTCCGTGGACTCGGCTAAAGGCAGCTTCCCACGGACGGACCAAGTTCGGTTCAgcttaaattcttttttactacaacaaaatttttgcaacGTAGGGCAGGCAAGACCGTAATAACGTTAATTACTCTCAACTATTATTCTTAGGcatcaaaaaccaaaataatttctgaTTTAATGTGGTCTGCACTCCTGAGGTTTCACATTATTTGTACGTTTTCGCACAGCGATTAAAATTGCAGGGTCGCGGGGCTTGACCAGTCATTCCTACGCGGAACAAAGACACGGGGTTAGTAAGAAAACGTTTTAATCAGGTCCCGGGCCAAGGACAAACGGAAAAATCAAACGCAGGACCGGACAAATTTTATCGGTGCGATAAATAATAACGGAACGAGCTGACCGCACAGTCTCGGCAGTTGAGCGCGTTTAGCCGCGCAGCAGCCGGAACACCTGCGCAGCCAGCTGCGCAGGCGGCAGTCTGCGCGATTTTACGCGGCCATTccaattttctcgattttttccGACGCCCCCCGTTTTCGGCAGCCTCTGCCAGATgctgaaaatcgatttttcacAGATTTTGGTGCTAATCTACgcgaaaatcaaaattaatcttAAGCCTTATAcgttttaattagtttatcGAGCATTGTTTTTTAGACTTTAGTCTGTTAAGGCTTCGCACGGGCGAATGCCCGTGCGATGCAGCCGATatctgaatttaaaattgcggATGTGGCCGAAGGTCACATGTCCTTAGAACGTAATATTAACGTCACCAGATGCATGAAGGTACAAAAAAAAGGGGATTTTATGCATAACGTGCCAAATTCTACCCATGAAAAGCTTTAAAAGAGGGTATTTTTGACCACGCGCCCTTGACAGATGTTAACAGAATTTAGGAAACGAAGGGACATTGACGCCGAAGGGCAAAGAAATCCGATAATTTGCATGGTGCCGCtgacaatttttgttttttttttcttttcgcttttttagcttttttctCAGTTTCAGTCGTCGCCTCGTGTTTCATGCGCGATTTCGaagtggggggggggggggggggattttgagatttttttttcccctCGTTGCTTTCTCCCCCTTTCCTCCTCTTTTGCGGGGCGCCTCTTTCGCGATCTTTTCCGAATCCGAGCGACCGAAAAGGCCCAGATAACAAAAATTTGCCCATTCCGATTCCTGCACGGAACCGAAGCCGGTGATCCTCCCGTTGGTGTCAGCTTATTATGCTAATTTCCGACGACCCAACGTGACTCACCcctaaaataatgaaaaagaacGATCTTAGAGGcaaaaagcaattttgaatAAGTTCATTCATTTTCGAGGGGGACTGacgataaaaatttgaataaacgtATGTGGCATTGTTAGGCCCCGTTACAATATGCAACATATACATAAATTACATCTGTGAATGTAGTTATAATGGGCAACTTTTACCGAAAAAATTGCACTATACAGGGCAACGGTCGAATTCGTACTTCATAGAAAATCGGACGATTTTACCATTCGATCCGGGGTGTTTGACTCATTCTGCGGCCATGGGAAAGATTCGTTTTCGTCCACCGTCGAGAAGAGTTCCGTTCGCGCGTATTTCGCAACAAAATTCAGGCTTCGGCGTCCGATTTATTCACGACGATCGGTTCGTgatgaataaatttatgaCGAATAAGTTCATGATGAATAAGTTTATGACGAATAAGTTCGTGATGAATAAGTTTATGACGAATAAGTTCGTGATGAATAAGTTTGTGACGAATAAATTCATgatgaataaatttatgatgaataaatttatgatgaataaatttatgatGAATAAGTTTCTgatgaataaatttatgatGAATAAGTTtctgataaattatttttgacctTTTTGGTAGCGGTTACTTAATACttgcgtgtgtgtgtgtgtgtgtgtgtgtgcgcgcgcgcgcgcgcgcgtGAGTGCGTGGTTCTCCCGCCAAACGCGAATAACCTGCTCGCACCTGAGGCGTAGGTTCTCTTTTCCAAGaccattcaattttaatgaatttcctgtgTTCCACCTTCGAATAGGGTACAAAAACTTgcagagaaaaatttatattttatacatgTATCTATGTATATTCCAAAACGAATAATATTTATCCGAATTTAGAATATTTAGAGGAACTACATCCGATACCTGAAGGAGTTTGCTTTGTGAATGTTCATTAGGTAAGAATTGTAACTGTAACGCTATAtggaataaatataaataatattataaaatagcAACGTTTTTACAcgagattcaaattaaacTGTAACACCACAATCTAGTTTATGAGCGTTATTCTACGTATATACGAGCGGTTACGGTTAActgtttctaaataaatttactatACAGGGCCTACATAAAGTAACTCAACTTAGACCGTTTCAACGTCCTTTTCGGGTGAATAAACTCATTACTTTATGTACACGCTGTACAACATTacacttaaataataaacttctGTTAACTATGCTTTCCTACCTCAAAGTAAGTACAAGATCATATCGGTGTGTGCTAGTGAGTCCCCTGTATTATTGTTATCAGGGCACTGTTAGTGCTATATGGTTCTATGAATAACTCGTACCTGAATCCTCCATGAGAAATGggtttttgcatttatttacttaccgCCGCTTTACGAGCGCATTATGAGCTTCGACTTTGAGGTCGTAATGAGATCTTCGTTTAGTCGTAGCGAACATTGTCAGGGTGGAAATTTTGTTCTGGCCCACGGGCAAAAGCCGATGGCCGCCCGCCGGGGGAGAAACTTTCCAACCACGGTTTTGCGACTGCGCCGCTTTTGGCGCGCGTTCACGTCGCCCCACCC
This region of Euwallacea fornicatus isolate EFF26 chromosome 3, ASM4011564v1, whole genome shotgun sequence genomic DNA includes:
- the LOC136350458 gene encoding zinc finger and BTB domain-containing protein 41; this translates as MTSVTIPSSTGLLQHGGYPSTREQISNSTSNFQQSRNSKRCHNIPSASESSKKRRKQSTPIRIFNSEPGLAEAFSSNSSYLDGKTVESFDNIELRCTLCSLTFESEGQLDKHNVCEHRHVKPKKEPEDDLGTSTPSTSFEDSPLCLTLQKSDMQWTDELRNKDWLQNNLHTMSLNSTNPVFMAMSQYGQADNIQIKPIRIFNLDAYCGLCNKEFCNKYFLKTHKANKHGIYSDVSINEQPPSIGNNPSYVSNANLKPLSAVQSPEVTVKTDNKSISLLNPYSVAFPCGFANKPKQSVSAYPDGEFNDVQNRVSASTSNGPSSSSESDKVTAEDQMAEVCGSHSNVQTETTSIKNESDDNLLFYDSAKMSPSQSSRELDLTNRLRRIGVMNPKAFCEMCNKEYCNKYFLRTHKMKRHGIYIAEEKDQKTEGPNNHAWSFTTQTSPLNLIVTEQQQASDRKTTSPSEISCDMCGIKFQNSGLAQLHNSTVHRRMSPKEFEGSLEAGARLVQASSEAGEEQAKNEERCLTATPEKSLNPETISEDLQKLQTMILQLNDIDVSRVATNCNLCNKRFENRFFLHAHMVAEHGLLLEDTADFEKGADSENSNNNTLCDLCGKDFQNGEEMKKHILEIHSTATATPESSKEECIGADIMADKSTSKLFMPNSSAPERRLSVNVTPTSSYCEICNKELCNKYFMKTHMQRMHGIEIESGAQIGGVVCDICNKELCSKYFLRVHKHNTHGIVEYGASIIQPKKPEEAVPHPRASTPEPEPINPKPGDLADLSQRYFTHFTEVCPICSRRFRSTKWLKAHLISDHGQTGLEKWSELEQLHQSIGHGQKQSKPIKIERASPSPKTPNGSSDLASKSFGIQNVLSTVFDEINAKPYQCSFCTFSSPLLPMLFIHERTHSINENSSFKCPICPQSFLERDLFQRHLYNHQPVLPFHPSFNGHADANQDQQTQDNSEDGPKDGATVEEELDAPKKNSSKFELPLEVSQSLQNAARKAQLPATYALPQANRDLQNDENSSELPGYVMQAFLLEDSASDRRVVPSVVFLPMLQRQPAPLTVTFTLTPA